A window of the Synchiropus splendidus isolate RoL2022-P1 chromosome 6, RoL_Sspl_1.0, whole genome shotgun sequence genome harbors these coding sequences:
- the LOC128760442 gene encoding interleukin-20-like, with translation MTSVGLHLQKSPAPTIRGGSSQTWSTAFLTLLFLTALHQRETVTMLKMLLSCCLALLLLSGLVETLSLSLGTCTVTVHTHELRKHYSDLRSSAIEGDHEIGVKLLNKSWMENILEGQKCCFLRLLLRFYVERVFSNYVAPESVQQRCSSALANAFVTIRRDMNRCHCHCAEETQRTMDALQAQFVKLQIKPAAQKGVAELDTVLDWLEG, from the exons ATGACCTCA GTAGGCCTGCACCTGCAGAAATCCCCAGCACCCACTATAAGAGGAGGCAGCTCACAGACATGGAGCACTGCCTTCCTCACGCTGCTCTTCCTCACTG CGTTGCACCAGAGAGAAACCGTGACGATGCTGAAGAtgctgctgagctgctgtctcgctctgctgctgctgagtggacTCGTGGAGACTCTGAGCCTCAGCTTGGGCACCTGCACCGTCACCGTTCACACACACGAGCTGCGCAAACATTACTCTGATCTGCGATCCAGTGCG ATAGAAGGAGATCACGAGATCGGAGTGAAGCTCCTGAACAAATCCTGGATGGAGAACATCCTG GAAGGACAGAAGTGCTGCTTCCTGCGGCTCCTGCTCCGTTTCTACGTGGAGAGGGTCTTCAGCAACTACGTGGCCCCTGAGTCCGTCCAGCAGAGATGCTCCAGCGCTCTGGCCAACGCCTTCGTCACCATCCGGAGGGACATGAACAGATGC CACTGCCACTGCGCGGAGGAGACCCAGAGGACCATGGACGCCCTGCAGGCCCAGTTCGTCAAG CTGCAGATCAAACCGGCCGCTCAGAAGGGCGTGGCGGAGCTGGACACTGTTCTGGACTGGCTGGAGGGATGA